Below is a window of Flavobacterium sp. N2820 DNA.
CTTGGTAAAATTGCAGCAATTCCAGCTGCTTCATATCGTGTTAAACTAGCTGCATCTTTTCGATACCAATGTTTTGCGGCTGCTTCAGCACCATAAACACCATCACCCATTTCTATGCTATTTAAATAAACTTCCATGATGCGCTTTTTTCCCCAAATTACTTCAATTAAAACAGTATAATATGCTTCAAGAGCTTTACGAACATAACTTCGTCCTTGCCACAAAAAAACATTTTTTGCAGTTTGTTGCGAAATTGTACTTCCACCTTTGAGTTTTTTACCCTTTGAATTATTTTTATACGCTTTTTGCATTGCCTCAAAATCGAAACCCCAATGCTCTAAAAAACGACCATCTTCGCTGGCAATAACTGCTTTTTGAAGATTTAACGAAATTTCTTCAATGGGTACCCATTCGTGGCTACAAGTCATTTCTTTATTGTCTTTTTTATGTTCCATGGCACGAATTCCCATTAAAGGAGTAAACGGAACTGGAATAAATTTAAACAACAAAACAACCGAAAAACTGATGATATTAAACCAAAGAAACATTAACCAAAAGAAACGAAATATCTTTTGACCTGTAGTCCTTTTTTTAACAGGTTTTTTTACTGAAGTCTTTTTACTTGGAGTAGTTTTTTTTGCCATATTTTAAACTAAATCTGCTAATTCTTGTCCGATTAAACTGCCTATGGCAATACCCATTCCTCCCATTCGAACACCGCAATACACGTGATTTGAAAGCTGCTCTACAATTGGTTTTTTATGTGTTCCTACGCCCATAGTGCCACTCCATCGGTGTTCAATTTCGAACTCTTGATGTGGTAAAATTACTGTTTTTAATAATTCTTCTAACTTATTTTGAATCAATTCTGTGGTATCATGTGAAGTTGTGGTTTCACCTGCAAAATCTAAATTTCTTCCACCACCAAAAAGAATTCTGTCGTTTATATTTCGAAAATAAAAATACCCTTTATCTAAATGAAAAGTACCTTTGATATCTAAATTCGGAATTGGTTTTGTAATCAAAACTTGCGCTCTGGCTGGTTGCACTTGATTATTTGTCAATTGCGATGCAAATCCATTAGTGGTAAATAGTAATTTATTGGTTTTAAACGTAATTCCGTTTGCAACAACCTCAACAGCATCGTTTAGTTCTTGAAAACTTGTTACCGTTTGACTATTTAAAATTAAAATGTCGTTTTGATGTGCTTTTTTTAGTAAAGCTTGCATCATATTTCCAGTATCAATTTGTGCTTCAAACGGATTGAAAATTAAATATTCAAAAACACCTCCAAAATTAAATCGATCTATTTCTTTCGAAAAAACATTCGTTTTAAAAAGAGGCTTGATAATATCATTAATGAATGGGATTTTTTGAATGCATTCGTTATAAAATGACTCGTCTTCTTTTAAAAATAATTCGTAACCTCCAAAAGGTTTTAAATCAATTGCGGAATCGCCGAGATTTTTTCGAAGCAATTGTAACCCCGTGTATCGTTTTTGAATCAGTTGAATAACTTCTTCTTCTGTATGCGTTTTTAAATCGTCTATGATTTCAGAAATACTCCCAAAACAAGCAAAACCAGCATTTTTTGTACTAGCGCCTTGTGGTAAGATGCCTTTTTCGAGAACTAAAATTTTAGCAGAAGGAAATCTTTCGCGCAAAGCTAATGCAGTATGCAAACCTACAATTCCACTACCTACGATAGTAAAATCTACGTTTGTAAACCAATTTTTTATTTCCCAATAACTGAGTTGCATTATTCCTCTAGGTTTTCAGTATTTTTTCTTGCTTTAATCGCTTTCATAATCAAAGGAAATGTTGTTACGGCGATTAAAATTAAAATGATTTTTTCAATGTGTTTCTTTAAATCAATCCCAAATTCTTCGTTAAAGAATCCGTATAAATAATGTCCTGCAAAAACCAAAAGGAACGACCATAAAAGTGAACTCAATACATTGTAAAACATAAATTTACTTTTTTGCATGTGCACAATTCCGGCTATAATAGGTACAAATGTTCTGACAATAGGTAAAAAACGAGCAAAAATAATGGCTTTTCCACCATGCTTTTCAAAAAATGCTTGTGATTCATATAAATACTTCTTTTTGAAAAAGAAACTATCTTCTTTATTGTATAAAAACTGACCACTTTTTGAACCAAACCAATAACCAAAAATATTCCCTAAAGTTGCCGCAGTAGCAATCAATAAAGCCAAAATGGTAACATTCGATAAATCACTTGGAATCATGAAAAATGTTTCAACTAACTCGCGACTATAAATTCCAGACAAAAACAAAAGACTATCACCAGGAAGAAAAAACCCAGCAAATAAGCCCGTTTCAGCAAAAACGATAAATAAAACCATGTAAATTCCAATAGGAATTCCACCGACTTCCATTGTGATATAGAATTCGGGATTAAAAAGTTTGGTCCAATGAAAATCGTTCATAGCTATGCCAATTTATTTACAGATTTTGCTACAATCATAGAAACCGCCGCATCACCTGTAACATTTACAGTAGTTCTACACATATCTAAAGGTCGATCGATGGCAAAAATTAAGGCCAAACCTGCTTCAGGAATTCCAGCTTGTGCCAATACAATAACCAACATTACCATTCCGGCACCAGGAACAGCGGCACTTCCAATAGAAGCTAAAGTTGCTGTAACAATAATTCCTAATTGTGTGGCTAAAGACAAATCCATACCAAACGATTGCGCAATAAAAACGGCTGCAACAGCTTGATACAAACTGGTTCCATCCATATTAATTGTAGCACCAATTGGCAAAACAAAACTAGCAACTTCATCATCAACACCTAAATTATCAACTGTTCTTTCCATCGTAACGGGTAAAGTAGCTGCACTTGAACTAGTAGAAAAAGCTAATAATTGTGCTGGCGAAATTCCGTTGATAAAGAATCTTGGACTTTTTTTAGCAAATACTTTGACTAAAACCAAATAAACACACATTACTAAAATTAGACCTATAATAACAGTTAAACCATACATTCCAAGTGCTTTGAATAAATCTAAACTTGGGGATTCGGCAACAATGGCTGCTAGTAAAGCAAAAACTCCAATTGGAGAAAAAAGCATAATTAAGTCAATCATTTTTAAGATAATTTCATTGAAACTATCAAAAAAATCTTTAACTGGTTTTGATTTATCTTCAGGAAGTAAAATCATTGCAATACCAAAAATCACTGCGAAGAAAATCACCTGCAACATATTTCCGTTATCAGCAGAAGCTTTAATAATGTTGTCAGGAACGATGTCAATTAATGATTGTAATGGTCCAACTTCACTTTGCTTGTTTGCTGCTTCAATTTTTGAATTGGCATCAGCCGTGTAACTGGAAACTAATTCTGTTCTTGTTTGTTCCGAAATATAGCTTCCAGGTTTAATAATATTCACAATTACCAAACCAATTGAAACCGCCAAAACGGTTGTTAAAACATATAAACCTATGGTTCGACCGCCCATTTTAGATAATTTCGAAATATCTTTTAAGTCAGAAATTCCTTTAATTAATGAAGCTAAAATTAAAGGAACGGCTATCAATTTTAGTAAATTAATAAAGATAGTTCCAAAAGGTTTTACCCAATCCACAATAATATCTTTTCCCCAAGTAAATTGAATCAATATAAAAGCAAATAAAACTCCAAAAACCATTCCAAGTAATATTTGCCAGTGTAGTGCTAATTTTTTCATTATTAAGTTTGCTTTTTAAGATTGTGAAAATAGGTATATTTTTTGAAAAAATTGCTACATTTAGCTTCGTTTTAAAAATAACAGACATGAAAAATTACATTTTTCTCATTTTCAGCATGATAAGTATGAGTACATTAGCACAGCAAAACCTAACTCCAGAAACATTATGGCAGTTAGGAAGAATAACTTCTTTAGGAATTTCAAAAGACGGAAAACTTTTAGTTTATAAAGTGGGAACGCCTTCTGTGGAAGAAAACAAAATCAACTCAAAATATTATACTATTCCCGTTCAAGGTGGAAATGCTAGTTTAGTGGAGGATTACAAATCACTTTTAACGGATAAAAATATTTCTCCTGATGGAAAAAACCTTTTATTTTCGAAAGAAGTAAAAACAGAAAAGTTATTAGGGAAAGACCTTTATCCAGAATTATCAAAAACCACGGCTCAAGTATACACGGGTTTAGATTACCGCCATTGGGATACTTGGAATGATGGAACACACAACCACGTTTTTTATTCTGAAAATAAAAAAGATGCAATTGGAATTGACATTATGCCAAACGAACCTTTTGATGCGCCTCAAAAACCTTTTGGTGGTGATGAAGATTACATTTGGTCGCCTGATGGAACTAAAATCATCTACGTTTGTAAAAAGAAAGCAGGAACAGCTTATGCAACTAGCACGAACACTGATTTATACGAATACGATTTAGCCACAAAAACCACAAAAAACCTTACTGAAAGTAATTTGGGTTACGATACACATCCAACTTTTTCTCCAAAAGGCGATTTGTCTTGGTTGCAAATGAAACGAGATGGGTTTGAAGCCGATAAAAACGATATCATTGTGCGCCATAAAGGATTAGATATCAATTTAACTGCTGGTTGGGACGGAACCGTAGATAGTTTTACTTGGAGTAACGACGGAAAAAAAGTATACTTCATTGCACCAATCAAAGGAACGAAACAACTTTTTGAAGTCAATTTTCCAGGGTTAACAAAAATTGCAGTTCGTGTAACGCAATTAACTGATGGTGATTTTGATGTGAACGGAATTGTAGGTTTTTCAGGAGCTTCTGTTTTAGTAACAAGAAACGATATGAATCACGCACCAGAAGTTTATTCGTATGATTTGGCTAAGAAAACTTGGAAACAAATTACTAAAGTTAATGATGAAGCTTATGCTAAAATCAGTTCTTGTAAAACAGAAAAACGTTGGGTTACGACTACCGATGGTAAAAAGATGTTGGTTTGGGTAATTTTACCACCAAATTTCGATAAAACTAAAAAATATCCAGCACTTTTATATTGCCAAGGCGGTCCACAAAGTGCGTTGACACAATCGTATTCTTTCCGTTGGAATTTCCAATTGATGGCTTCGCAAGGTTATGTAATTGTGGCACCAAATCGTAGAGGAATGCCAGGACACGGAACGGCTTGGAACGAACAAATTTCAGGAGATTGGGGTGGACAAGTTATGGATGATTATTTAAGTGCGATTGACGATATTGCGAAAGAATCGTATATAGACAAAACGCGTTTAGGCGCTGTGGGTGCCAGTTACGGAGGTTATTCTGTATTTCAATTGGCTGGAATTCACAAAAATCGTTTCAAAACGTTTATTTCTCATTGTGGTATTTTCAATACAGAAAGTATGTATGGAACTACAGAAGAAGTGTTCTTTACGAATTGGGATTCAGGTGGCGCATATTGGGAAAAAGACAATGCAACAGCGCAAAAAACCTATAACGAATTCAACCCAATTAAGTTAGTCAATAATTGGAATACTCCTATTTTAATCATCCAAGGTGGCAAAGATTATCGCGTACCAATTGGACAGGGACAAGAAGCGTTTCAAGCCGCACAATTAAAAGGAATTAAAAGTAAATTTCTGTTATTTCCAGATGAAAACCATTGGGTATTAAAACCACAAAACGCCTTAGTTTGGCAAAAAGAATTTTTTGGTTGGTTAAAAGAAACACTTTAAAAGTTTAAGGACAAGAGCAAGTTCAATTTTCAAATTCTTCTTGCTCTTGAATTTGATTTTTGACCTTGAAAATGATGCTATTCGAAAACATAGAACTCACTGTAAAAACCTTTCATAAGCATAACTTAACGAAAGAAGCAGCGCTATGGCTTTTAAAAGTATATGAATTAGAACATCCTAATTTTGCAGGTTTTGAATTTAGAGAAGCCGCAAAACCCGATTTTATTCTAATGACAGCCGAAGGTGAAATTGGCGGTTCGCAAATTATACGCATTCCAGAAAACACGTTTGAATTTCCGTTGGTTTTGATGTTGAATTTATTGGCACACGAAATGATGCACGTAAAACAAAAAGCGCCAGAAATTGCTATGCAAGACAAAAACGAGCGCGAATGGCAAGCGTATTATGAAATGTTATTTCACAAAGAGTTTCCTTTGATTCCGAAAGCTTCTGTGTATCATCAAAAGTTTTTTGCTGAAAAAGCGATGGTATATTACGACCGTTCTGAAAAAGAAGCCAATCCGTTGCGATTAAAATATGAAGAACAGAAACGTGAAATGGAAGAATTGATTAAAAATTTGGCATAAAAAAAACTTACCAAGAAAATCCTGATAAGTCTCATTTAGTACCCGGAGTGGGAATCGAACCCACACACCTAAGTACACGAGTTTGAGTCGTGCGCGTCTACCAATTCCGCCATCCGGGCAATGGAAAAATGATGGTTAAATCATTAAGTGGGTGCAAATGTAAAAAATATTTCTGCAATTCATAAAAAAATAGTTAAAAATATCCTTTCAGAGTTCGATTTTATTTCTAAATTTGCACCTCGTTAACACGACACAACACTAACTAACTACTAAACAATAAATTAACATGCTGTATCAAGAACCGGAAGCAAAAATTTTTGCATGTTCTCAGAGTGTGTATTTAGCCGAACAAATTGCTGAAAAGTATGGTGTTCCGCTAGGTAAGATTACGTTCTCTAAATATAGTGATGGCGAATTTCAGCCTTCTTTTGAAGAATCAATAAGAGGATTGCGCGTATTCCTAGTTTGTTCTACATTTCCAAGTGCAGACAATTTAATGGAATTATTATTGATGATAGATGCGGCAAAAAGAGCATCTGCCAGACATATTACCGCAGTTATCCCTTATTTTGGTTGGGCAAGACAAGACAGAAAAGACAAGCCAAGAGTGCCAATTGGAGCTAAATTAGTTGCAAAACTTTTAGAAACTGCTGGAGCAACCCGAATTATGACCATGGATTTACATGCCGATCAAATTCAAGGTTTCTTTGAAAAACCAGTAGATCATTTGTTTGCTTCAACTATCTTTTTACCTTATGTGAGAAGTTTAAATTTAGAAAATTTGACTATTGCATCTCCAGATATGGGAGGTTCAAAAAGAGCATACGCTTATTCTAAATTTTTAGAATCTGATGTTGTAGTTTGTTACAAACAAAGAAAAAAAGCGAATGTAATTGACACGATGGAATTAATTGGAGACGTAAAAGGTAGAAATGTCATCTTAGTTGATGATATGATTGACACTGGAGGAACATTAGCAAAAGCTGCCGATGTAATGATGGAAAAAGGTGCTTTGAGCGTTAGAGCTATATGTACACACCCTATTTTATCTGGCGAGGCATATGAAAAAATTGAAAACTCTCAATTATTAGAGTTAATTGTTACCGATTCAATTCCGTTAAGAAAAGAATCAAACAAAATAAAAGTTGTGAGTTGTGCTCCATTATTTGCAGAAGTAATGCACATGGTACAAAATAACAACTCAATAAGTGGTAAATTTTTGATGTAATCAAAAGGAACCACCTTAATAAGTATTTATTAATTATATATATTTTACAATGAAATCAATTACGATTAAAGGATCAGAAAGAGAAAACGTAGGTAAAAAGGCAACTAAAGCCGTACGTGATGCTGGAATGGTTCCTTGCGTTATCTACGGAGGAAATCAGCCAGTTCATTTTGTTGCAGACGAAAGAGCATTTAAAGATTTAGTTTACACTCCAAACGCACACACAGTTGTAATTGAGTTAAACGGAGCGTCTTACAATGTAATTATGCAAGACATTCAGTTTCACCCAGTTTCTGACAAAATTTTACACATTGACTTCTTCCAATTAAGTGACGATAAAGAAATCGTTATGGAAGTACCAGTTAAAATTACAGGAACTTCTCCAGGAGTATTATTAGGAGGTGTTTTACGTTTAAACCAACGTCGTTTAAAAGTAAAAGCATTACCAAAAAACTTACCTGATTTTGTTGAAGCAAGTATTTCTGAATTACAAATGGGTAACAAATTGTATGTAACTAAATTAGAAACAAACAATTTTAAATTAATGCACCCAGACAACACTGTTGTTTGTCAAGTAAGAATTTCTCGTGCTGCAATGAAAGCTGCTCAAGAAGCTGCAAAAGCAGAAAAAGGTGGAAAAAAGAAAAAATAATTTCTTTACAAACTATACAAAAGGAGCATCAGTATTTACTGGTGCTTTTTTTATGCTTTCAACTTTCTAAACTTTGCACTACTTTTACACAATGAATTGGCTTTTAACTCTATTTAAGAAAAACAAACAAGAAGACACTAATCCAATGAAGAAATTCTTAATTGTTGGGCTTGGAAACATTGGCTCAGAATACGCAAATACAAGACATAATATCGGTTTTAAAATCTTAGATTACCTCGCTAATAAAGAAAGTATTTCGTTTCAAACGGTAAAACTTGGCGAAATTGCCGAGCTAAAAATCAAAGGAAGAACCCTGCTTTTATTAAAACCAAACACCTACATGAACTTAAGCGGTAAAGCGGTAAAATATTGGCTAGAAAAAGAAAACATTGAAAAAGACAATATGTTGGTAATCACAGATGATTTGAATTTAGCATTTGGAACTATTCGAATTAAAACCAAAGGAAGTGATGGTGGACACAACGGACTTAAAAACATCCAATTAGTATTAAACTCAACAGAATACCCACGTTTTAGATTTGGTATTAGCGACGCTTTTAAAAAAGGACAACAAGTTAATTATGTTTTAGGCGAATGGGACGCAGAAGAAAAAGAAAAACTTAAAGAGCGACTTGAAATAAGTTCTGAAATAATAAAATCGTTTGCTTTAGCCGGATTAAACCACACCATGAACACTTACAACGGAAAATAATTTTTTTAAAAAATAACAAATAAATTGAATGGACAACCATACTTTTTGCTAAAAATTAAAAAATATTTATTAATTTAGCCAATTAACCTTAAAAATCAATAAAATGAAAAAAATTACTTTAACAGTTTTACTGCTTTTAAGTGTTTCCATTTTATCCGCTCAAGAAGATAAAAAAACACCGAAAGTATTTGGTAAAACAATTTCTAAAGACAAAATCTCCCCTGACGGACATATTAGATGTGCTACTGACGAATATGAAGCATATCTACAATCAATTGACCCAAAAAGAAAATCAGAAGCCGAATTTGAAGCGTGGTTAGCACCATTAATGGCTGAATATAAAAATAACACTTTAGCATCTCAAAGTGGTGGAATTATTACTATTCCTGTTGTAGTTCACGTAATTCATAATGGAGATGCATATGGGGTAAACGAGAACATAACTGATGAACAAGTAGCGTCTCAAATCACGGTTATGAATCAGGATTTTAGAAAAATGATGGGAACACCTGGTTTTGGTGCTGGAGTAGACACACAAGTACAATTTGCACTAGCTAAAGTTGATCCAAATGGAAATCCAACTGATGGTATCAACAGAGTAAATCTTTGTGAAGCTTCATGGTCAACAGGAGATATTAACGGAATTGTTAAACCAGCAACTATTTGGGATGCAACACAATACATGAACATGTGGTCTGTTAATTTTACAGATGGAAGTTTACTTGGTTATGCACAATTTCCTGATGGCTCTGGCTTAGGTGGTTTAAACCCATCAGGTGGCGCTGCAAATACAGATGGTGTTGTTGCTGGCTATAGATTTTTTGGTAGTTCAGATTTAGCATCAGGTAGTTTCCAAGCACCATACGATAAAGGAAGAACAATGACACACGAAGTTGGTCACTGGATAGGATTAAGACATATTTGGGGAGACGGCGGATGTGCTGTTGATGATTTTTGTGCTGATACACCTGCTGCTGCTGCTGCAAACTTCGGTTGTCCTGCAGGAACAAATTCTTGTTCAGCACCAGGAAATGATATGATTGAAAACTATATGGATTATACCGATGATTCATGTATGAATATTTTCACTCAGAATCAAAAAGACAGAATGGTTGTTATCATGAATAACGCTGCAAGAAGAGCTAGTTTAAAAACTTCTGTAAAAGATATCGCTATTCCTTTATTTGCAAATGATGCAGAAGTAAAAATTGAAACTTATTGTACTACAGGAGGCAATCCTTGCGTAGGAAATTCACATAAAATT
It encodes the following:
- the pth gene encoding aminoacyl-tRNA hydrolase; the protein is MNWLLTLFKKNKQEDTNPMKKFLIVGLGNIGSEYANTRHNIGFKILDYLANKESISFQTVKLGEIAELKIKGRTLLLLKPNTYMNLSGKAVKYWLEKENIEKDNMLVITDDLNLAFGTIRIKTKGSDGGHNGLKNIQLVLNSTEYPRFRFGISDAFKKGQQVNYVLGEWDAEEKEKLKERLEISSEIIKSFALAGLNHTMNTYNGK
- a CDS encoding ribose-phosphate pyrophosphokinase, giving the protein MLYQEPEAKIFACSQSVYLAEQIAEKYGVPLGKITFSKYSDGEFQPSFEESIRGLRVFLVCSTFPSADNLMELLLMIDAAKRASARHITAVIPYFGWARQDRKDKPRVPIGAKLVAKLLETAGATRIMTMDLHADQIQGFFEKPVDHLFASTIFLPYVRSLNLENLTIASPDMGGSKRAYAYSKFLESDVVVCYKQRKKANVIDTMELIGDVKGRNVILVDDMIDTGGTLAKAADVMMEKGALSVRAICTHPILSGEAYEKIENSQLLELIVTDSIPLRKESNKIKVVSCAPLFAEVMHMVQNNNSISGKFLM
- a CDS encoding NAD(P)/FAD-dependent oxidoreductase; translation: MQLSYWEIKNWFTNVDFTIVGSGIVGLHTALALRERFPSAKILVLEKGILPQGASTKNAGFACFGSISEIIDDLKTHTEEEVIQLIQKRYTGLQLLRKNLGDSAIDLKPFGGYELFLKEDESFYNECIQKIPFINDIIKPLFKTNVFSKEIDRFNFGGVFEYLIFNPFEAQIDTGNMMQALLKKAHQNDILILNSQTVTSFQELNDAVEVVANGITFKTNKLLFTTNGFASQLTNNQVQPARAQVLITKPIPNLDIKGTFHLDKGYFYFRNINDRILFGGGRNLDFAGETTTSHDTTELIQNKLEELLKTVILPHQEFEIEHRWSGTMGVGTHKKPIVEQLSNHVYCGVRMGGMGIAIGSLIGQELADLV
- a CDS encoding alpha/beta hydrolase family protein, producing the protein MKNYIFLIFSMISMSTLAQQNLTPETLWQLGRITSLGISKDGKLLVYKVGTPSVEENKINSKYYTIPVQGGNASLVEDYKSLLTDKNISPDGKNLLFSKEVKTEKLLGKDLYPELSKTTAQVYTGLDYRHWDTWNDGTHNHVFYSENKKDAIGIDIMPNEPFDAPQKPFGGDEDYIWSPDGTKIIYVCKKKAGTAYATSTNTDLYEYDLATKTTKNLTESNLGYDTHPTFSPKGDLSWLQMKRDGFEADKNDIIVRHKGLDINLTAGWDGTVDSFTWSNDGKKVYFIAPIKGTKQLFEVNFPGLTKIAVRVTQLTDGDFDVNGIVGFSGASVLVTRNDMNHAPEVYSYDLAKKTWKQITKVNDEAYAKISSCKTEKRWVTTTDGKKMLVWVILPPNFDKTKKYPALLYCQGGPQSALTQSYSFRWNFQLMASQGYVIVAPNRRGMPGHGTAWNEQISGDWGGQVMDDYLSAIDDIAKESYIDKTRLGAVGASYGGYSVFQLAGIHKNRFKTFISHCGIFNTESMYGTTEEVFFTNWDSGGAYWEKDNATAQKTYNEFNPIKLVNNWNTPILIIQGGKDYRVPIGQGQEAFQAAQLKGIKSKFLLFPDENHWVLKPQNALVWQKEFFGWLKETL
- the mtgA gene encoding monofunctional biosynthetic peptidoglycan transglycosylase is translated as MAKKTTPSKKTSVKKPVKKRTTGQKIFRFFWLMFLWFNIISFSVVLLFKFIPVPFTPLMGIRAMEHKKDNKEMTCSHEWVPIEEISLNLQKAVIASEDGRFLEHWGFDFEAMQKAYKNNSKGKKLKGGSTISQQTAKNVFLWQGRSYVRKALEAYYTVLIEVIWGKKRIMEVYLNSIEMGDGVYGAEAAAKHWYRKDAASLTRYEAAGIAAILPSPRKYKASNSSSYINRRKARISKEIGYVKLDY
- a CDS encoding M43 family zinc metalloprotease; the protein is MKKITLTVLLLLSVSILSAQEDKKTPKVFGKTISKDKISPDGHIRCATDEYEAYLQSIDPKRKSEAEFEAWLAPLMAEYKNNTLASQSGGIITIPVVVHVIHNGDAYGVNENITDEQVASQITVMNQDFRKMMGTPGFGAGVDTQVQFALAKVDPNGNPTDGINRVNLCEASWSTGDINGIVKPATIWDATQYMNMWSVNFTDGSLLGYAQFPDGSGLGGLNPSGGAANTDGVVAGYRFFGSSDLASGSFQAPYDKGRTMTHEVGHWIGLRHIWGDGGCAVDDFCADTPAAAAANFGCPAGTNSCSAPGNDMIENYMDYTDDSCMNIFTQNQKDRMVVIMNNAARRASLKTSVKDIAIPLFANDAEVKIETYCTTGGNPCVGNSHKIILYNRGTSNLTSAAINYNVNGGTNTTYNWTGNLAPNKYEIITITTVATSGTFNASVASVNGGTDQRATNNTASRTFSFPPSTPPTDYPYTTFTLDIVGDRYGSETTWQVTNQAGTVLYNGGPYSDLGSNTTQPLVTNLAMTLPAGGCYTFTIFDAYGDGICCTYGSGSWTVKTNAGATTVGTGGTFTNVQSTSFTNASLSSDSFNLDAISLYPNPTNGILNVSVPSEFGTNINYEIFNNIGQTIEKSKSTNSEFSINTSSMSSGVYFIKLQTEAGLKTLRFVKN
- a CDS encoding 50S ribosomal protein L25/general stress protein Ctc, whose protein sequence is MKSITIKGSERENVGKKATKAVRDAGMVPCVIYGGNQPVHFVADERAFKDLVYTPNAHTVVIELNGASYNVIMQDIQFHPVSDKILHIDFFQLSDDKEIVMEVPVKITGTSPGVLLGGVLRLNQRRLKVKALPKNLPDFVEASISELQMGNKLYVTKLETNNFKLMHPDNTVVCQVRISRAAMKAAQEAAKAEKGGKKKK
- a CDS encoding dicarboxylate/amino acid:cation symporter, with the protein product MKKLALHWQILLGMVFGVLFAFILIQFTWGKDIIVDWVKPFGTIFINLLKLIAVPLILASLIKGISDLKDISKLSKMGGRTIGLYVLTTVLAVSIGLVIVNIIKPGSYISEQTRTELVSSYTADANSKIEAANKQSEVGPLQSLIDIVPDNIIKASADNGNMLQVIFFAVIFGIAMILLPEDKSKPVKDFFDSFNEIILKMIDLIMLFSPIGVFALLAAIVAESPSLDLFKALGMYGLTVIIGLILVMCVYLVLVKVFAKKSPRFFINGISPAQLLAFSTSSSAATLPVTMERTVDNLGVDDEVASFVLPIGATINMDGTSLYQAVAAVFIAQSFGMDLSLATQLGIIVTATLASIGSAAVPGAGMVMLVIVLAQAGIPEAGLALIFAIDRPLDMCRTTVNVTGDAAVSMIVAKSVNKLA
- a CDS encoding DedA family protein is translated as MNDFHWTKLFNPEFYITMEVGGIPIGIYMVLFIVFAETGLFAGFFLPGDSLLFLSGIYSRELVETFFMIPSDLSNVTILALLIATAATLGNIFGYWFGSKSGQFLYNKEDSFFFKKKYLYESQAFFEKHGGKAIIFARFLPIVRTFVPIIAGIVHMQKSKFMFYNVLSSLLWSFLLVFAGHYLYGFFNEEFGIDLKKHIEKIILILIAVTTFPLIMKAIKARKNTENLEE